A single region of the Lycium barbarum isolate Lr01 chromosome 2, ASM1917538v2, whole genome shotgun sequence genome encodes:
- the LOC132626695 gene encoding uncharacterized protein LOC132626695 — protein MPPKKATAAQKGKSVAAGETSRAQKVIRTLAQIMQDTAPRPTDSTTSSSSEESGAAAAATMDQGAASPVAPEVPVPEPPAPQPGAEDRAMRDAVQLLTRLVAGQVHRHGLGDGRADRRDSSRAREFLTCNPPEFFGTKPEEDPEEFIRKMRRTLHLINASATESVTLASYRLYDVAANWYESWELSRGDGAPPAVWDDFSQAFLSHFLPPELRRARADRFLLLRQRGRSVREYSMEFDSLARYAPAVVATMADRMHRYIMGLDRYFVDSCLVLAAQPDMDIARIQAHAQGMEDRHRGHQPDRSQDRRQPKRARSSGYFEEFRSGQPQQQQQSSRHSSQPAQSTPPQFSSRRFDSPGYLGAGHSSGVSGSRVDRSSGQTRPPRPQCSYCGRYHPGECYRATGACYSCGRQGHTVRECPYKGNLGGPAQPTGLVAGSSSPSIAMRPAGQGTSTSASRGRGRGGAPSSSGPSNRIYALTSRQDPEAQPNADTGILMSFSKYKCINRFSLYYVIYFPQNAYKTL, from the coding sequence atgcctccgaagaaagcgacagctgcccagaagggcaagtcagtagcagccggagagactagtcgggctcAGAAAGTCATTCGGACCCTTGCTCAAATTATGCAAGATACTGCGCCCCGGCCAACCGACTCTACTACATCATCATCATcggaggagtctggagcagcagccgctgccactatggatcagggggcggcttcaccagtagctccagaggttccagtacctgagcctccagctccacagccaggggctgaggatcgggctatgagagatgcggtccagttgttgaccagactggtagcagggcaggttcatagGCACGGACTTGGGGATGGTCGTGCAGACagacgtgacagttcgagagctcgtgagttcctgacctgtaatcctccagagttcttcgggacaaagcccgaggaggatcctgaggagtttatcaggaagatgcggcgcactttgcatttgattaatgcttccgcgacagagtcagtcacgttggcttcgtaccggttgtatgatgtagcggctaattggtacgagtcatgggagttatccagaggtgacggcgctcccccagcagtttgggatgatttttctcaggcctttcttagccattttctgcctccggagttacggcgggccagggctgacagattcttattgctgagacagaggggccgcagtgttcgagagtacagtatggagttcgactcattggcccgatatgcacctgctgtggtagctactatggctgacaggatgcacaggtatattatggggctggaccgttattttgtcgacagttgcttggtattggccgctcagcccgatatggatattgcccggattcaggcgcacgctcagggcatggaggaccggcacaggggtcatcagcccgataggagtcaggatcggagacagcccaagagggccagatcatctgggtattttgAGGAATTTCGGagtgggcagcctcagcagcagcagcagtctagcaggcattcttcccagccggcacagagcacacctccgcagttctcaagcaggagatttgatagcccagggtatttagGAGCAGGCCACAGCTCCGGGGTTTCAGGTTCGCGGGTAGACAGAagttccggtcagacgaggccacccaggcctcagtgttcttattgtgggagataccacccgggagagtgctaccgtgctacaggtgcttgttattcttgtggccgccagggccatactgtgagagagtgtccgtataagggtaatttgggaggtccagcgcagcctaccggattagTCGCTGGGTCATCGTCTCCTTCgatagccatgcgccctgcggggcaggGTACGTCGACATCAGCAagccgcggcagaggtcgtggcggggctcccagttcaagcggtccttcgaaccgcatctatgccttgactagtcgacaggacccggaggcgcAACCAAACGCGGATACAGGTATACTAATGTCTTTTTCGAAATATAAGTGTATTAACAGATTTAGCCTCTACTATGTGATATATTTTCCCCAAAAtgcttacaagaccctataa